AGTAGTTCCGTCCAGGACGAGGCCATGAGCCTGTTCAACTACCCCATCCCCTACTCGGCCCTGCACGGCGCGAAGATCTACGGCGCCTACTTCGGGATTACCGAGACCTACTCCTGGGCCTGCCCCACCTCCGGCCACGACCAGACGGTGGACCTCTACGCCCCTTCCCAGGTCCTGAACTCCTCCAACGCCAACTGGAATGCCTGGTCCGGCAGCTTGGGCAACACGGTCGCCTCCAACTCCTTCGCCCTGGGCTACAACTCCAGTTGTCCCGCCGGTGCCGCGCCCGCCTTCACCAGCGGTGCTCTGACCACCGACATCACCAACGACATCGCCAACAACGTCCATACCCAGACCCTGGCCCTGCGTGCCGACGACCACAGCGACAACTACGCCTTCAAGAAGTTCGACCCCCGCAGTGCGATCCTCACCATCACCTACGACAAGTACCCCAACGCCCCTACCGGTCTGAAGACCGTCCCGGCCACCAACTGCGCAGGCAGTGCCCTGGGCGACACCGGGGTCACCATCTACGCCACCCAGTCCACCCCCACCAACAGCTCACTGACCAGCACCTTCAACCTCTACAAGACCTCCGACGGCACCAAGACCAATCTGCTGACCAGCGCCAACGGCGTCGCCTCCGACACCTGGACTGGAGGGTCCGGACAACAGGCCGTACTCACTCTGCCTGAGTCCTTCTTCTCCAAACTGGCCGGCGGCGTAGAGACCAACTTCTCCTTCGTCGCTGAGAGCACCGACGGCACCCTAAGCTCCAGTTGGGCCCCTTCTGCCTGCACCTTCGGTTGGGACCCGACCCGGCCCGGCACTCCCGGCGTGGTGACAAACCCCTCCCCGCCGACCGGCGCCCAGACCTGCCTCACCCTCGGCGGCTCCGCTGGCACCATCGAGCCGATCGGCAGCACCTGCGCCTTCAACCTCACCCCGCCCACCACCAACCCGACCGCGGGCGGCACCCCCAAGCAGACCCCGATCTCGGGCTATTCCTACCAGGTCAATCAGGCGCCCCCGGTCACCGTCGCCGCAACGGGCTCTGCCAGCATTACCGTGCCACTGCCCCGTCTGGTCAACACCCTGACCGTCAGCGCGCTGTCTCCCGGCGGGAATATCGGCTCCGCCATCACCGTGTGGTTCGACGGCACCAAACTGAGCCCGCCGGCCAATGACGGCGACCTCACGCTCGACGGTACGCCGGACCTGATCATCCCTGGCGGCACGACCGGTGCGTTCGCGCCCGGCCTGTGGCTGGCCAGTGGCAGTAGCAACGGCAGCGTCAGCAGCAGCCCGATCAACATCGGCGTCACCGGATTGGGCGTCAACTCCAACGGCTCCCCGGCCGACTGGAACGGCACGCAGGCCGTCAGCAGCAGCTTCTGTGGCAACGGCGCCCAGGATGTCCTCGCCTACTTCCCCACCGGCGTCAACGCCGGCGGCGGCGACGTCGCCTGCAACGACGGCAGCAGTGACCCGCTGCACGGAACCAACCTCAACACCGACAGCGCCCCGTACGTCCTCCCGGCCGGCTCGCTGACCGACAACAACGGCAGCAATGTCACCGACGTCGCCGCCGCCGGAAACACCAGCGGCAAGAGCACTGGCCTGCCCGACCTGCTGGCCACTGGCGCCGACGGAAACCTCTACCTCTACTACTCCGGCACTCCGAACGGCTACGGCAACCTCTTCGACGAATGCGCCGGCACCTGCTATGAGCTCACCGGCCTGGCCAGCCCCGACGGCACGGGCTGGAACAACTGGACGATCACGACGGCGCAGTTGGCCGGCGGAACGGCCATGTACCTGTGGAACCGTGGCACCGGAGCCCTGGACCTGTGGACAGGTCTGGCGCTCAGCAGCAACGGCACCAGCCTGACCACCACCGGCCAGTACACCATCACTGACGGCGTCACCACCTTCTGGAACAAACTGGCCTCCGACCCCATCGTGCTCCGCGCGGCGGACATGACCGGCTCCGGCATCCCCGACCTCTGGGCCACCGACACCACCACCGGCACGACCACCAGCTACCTGCCCCCTGCCCTGAGTACCAGCATGCCGTCACCCACCTCCTCCGGCGGCCAGTCCAGTTCGGCCGCCGACGACGCGCACACCTGGCCCCTGGACGACATCGGCTCGGCCACGTCGGGTAGTACCGTCACCACCACCGCCGACACCGCGGGCAACCCCGCGCTGCCCCTCACCAGCGCAGGCAGCGGCGTGACCTGGGACAGCAGCAACCCCAACCTCCCTGCCGACATCGACCTGGACGGTTCCAGCACCAGCACCCTGACATCCACGCAGGCAGTCAACGTCGGCAGCAGCTTCAGTGCCTCGTTGTGGGTGAACACCGCGGCAGCAAGCGGCGTTGCCCTGGCTCAGGGGGGCAGCTTCGCTTCCGGATTCGTCCTCTACCCCGGCCCCAGCGGCTGGGAGTTCTGCATGGCGAACAAGGACAGCACCGGCTACGCGTACAACTGCGCCTACGGCGGCACCGTCGCCCTCAGTGCCTGGACGCATGTGACCATCACCTACAACGCGACCACCCAGGCCATGGCCCTGTACATCGACGGGCAGCCGCTGGGCACTGCCACCCACGCCCCCGCCAGCGGGTTCACCGGCAAGTTCATGGTCGGAGAGGAGCTCTACCAGGGTGCCTACTATCCCGGTTTCAGCGGCTCGCTGTCCGACATCGAGCTCTGGAACCAGGCACTGACCCCGGCCCAGGTTGCCACTCAGGGCGGCATCGCCGGGTACGTCCCGCCCGCCTCCGGACAGTGGGAGCTCAACA
The Streptacidiphilus albus JL83 genome window above contains:
- a CDS encoding LamG domain-containing protein; translated protein: MLTLAQSAVPSRVFQHGAWADLDPTLRANADGTVSPVATTDAVVLSGGGRGPVAEMYTGGQGFTLTLPVALPRPSLSGASAHYANVLPGVDLTVTVLSDGAVSDVFTVRNRAASHDPGLAGLLDATATTTRGLHLATDKTGDLAVTDTHGRPLYTAPAPQAWDSTATALPTGTAARARSAALALPAPSTSAPAHGAHTATLTAAIRTNAIDLTAPTALLDAPGTAYPVYLDPTYTPEWGNTGWSSPGAGVASENYWNSTVDSVDTPLRSEVGNSSSVQDEAMSLFNYPIPYSALHGAKIYGAYFGITETYSWACPTSGHDQTVDLYAPSQVLNSSNANWNAWSGSLGNTVASNSFALGYNSSCPAGAAPAFTSGALTTDITNDIANNVHTQTLALRADDHSDNYAFKKFDPRSAILTITYDKYPNAPTGLKTVPATNCAGSALGDTGVTIYATQSTPTNSSLTSTFNLYKTSDGTKTNLLTSANGVASDTWTGGSGQQAVLTLPESFFSKLAGGVETNFSFVAESTDGTLSSSWAPSACTFGWDPTRPGTPGVVTNPSPPTGAQTCLTLGGSAGTIEPIGSTCAFNLTPPTTNPTAGGTPKQTPISGYSYQVNQAPPVTVAATGSASITVPLPRLVNTLTVSALSPGGNIGSAITVWFDGTKLSPPANDGDLTLDGTPDLIIPGGTTGAFAPGLWLASGSSNGSVSSSPINIGVTGLGVNSNGSPADWNGTQAVSSSFCGNGAQDVLAYFPTGVNAGGGDVACNDGSSDPLHGTNLNTDSAPYVLPAGSLTDNNGSNVTDVAAAGNTSGKSTGLPDLLATGADGNLYLYYSGTPNGYGNLFDECAGTCYELTGLASPDGTGWNNWTITTAQLAGGTAMYLWNRGTGALDLWTGLALSSNGTSLTTTGQYTITDGVTTFWNKLASDPIVLRAADMTGSGIPDLWATDTTTGTTTSYLPPALSTSMPSPTSSGGQSSSAADDAHTWPLDDIGSATSGSTVTTTADTAGNPALPLTSAGSGVTWDSSNPNLPADIDLDGSSTSTLTSTQAVNVGSSFSASLWVNTAAASGVALAQGGSFASGFVLYPGPSGWEFCMANKDSTGYAYNCAYGGTVALSAWTHVTITYNATTQAMALYIDGQPLGTATHAPASGFTGKFMVGEELYQGAYYPGFSGSLSDIELWNQALTPAQVATQGGIAGYVPPASGQWELNNSTGTVAADSSAGNHPATIGGGATWASDPTYPGQSLSLNGSTGYAATAGPVVDSSKSITASVWVKLNANSANSVFLSQSDTTGATFGYELYYSVGANAWAFGKCNTDVANTGISALYGPSSGVDSASLGTWTMVTGVFNAGTNLMQLYVDGTLVSSGTYAGTAWNAAGNFQIGRLINSGGYGQYAAANLSQVNVWNSALTPDQVNSLYQQGS